The following are encoded together in the Bradymonas sediminis genome:
- a CDS encoding DUF421 domain-containing protein, which yields MDWFTTLIGHDLDALNWWQMSSRGLICFVLAMVLIRGTGKRIFGKNTALDIMVSIIIGSNISRAITGNAPFFPTLITTVLVVVLHNTLAYMAWRYPSISNYLKGRGSQLICDGEEITEELQAKRIGPGDLEEAMRLQGLDPDISKIRYAYLERNGELSIIID from the coding sequence ATGGATTGGTTCACCACGCTGATCGGACACGATCTCGACGCCCTGAACTGGTGGCAAATGTCATCACGGGGCTTGATTTGCTTCGTCCTCGCCATGGTTCTAATTCGAGGCACCGGCAAGCGAATCTTCGGCAAAAACACCGCGCTCGACATCATGGTGTCCATCATCATCGGGTCAAATATCAGTCGCGCAATCACCGGGAACGCGCCCTTCTTTCCTACGCTCATCACGACCGTCCTGGTTGTCGTACTCCACAACACCCTGGCCTATATGGCATGGCGCTACCCCAGCATCTCGAACTATCTGAAGGGCCGCGGCTCACAACTCATCTGTGACGGCGAAGAGATCACCGAGGAGTTGCAGGCCAAGCGCATCGGCCCGGGCGACCTTGAGGAAGCGATGCGCCTGCAGGGTTTGGACCCAGATATCTCCAAGATTCGCTACGCGTATTTGGAGCGAAATGGCGAACTCAGCATCATCATCGACTGA
- a CDS encoding phosphatidylglycerophosphatase A, protein MPPPKNIPSAGPRPATARAWKRAPTSMLFSTFFGVGHLPGGPGTYAAALFTPAIVWMSHWPMPWRVGLFVGATVASVYWADRAGKALGEHDSRRIVIDEVIGVWTTLVWFDALGWPAALAGLVAFRVFDITKPPPARRIDDQGSGGLSVIADDLVAGVWAIPVVLLVRWLLH, encoded by the coding sequence ATGCCGCCCCCTAAGAATATTCCGAGCGCGGGCCCCAGGCCGGCGACGGCGCGCGCATGGAAGCGCGCCCCGACCTCCATGCTCTTCTCAACCTTCTTCGGCGTCGGCCATTTACCAGGCGGCCCGGGCACCTACGCCGCCGCCCTCTTCACCCCGGCCATCGTCTGGATGTCTCACTGGCCGATGCCCTGGCGCGTCGGACTCTTTGTCGGCGCGACCGTCGCCTCGGTCTACTGGGCTGACCGCGCGGGGAAGGCCCTGGGGGAGCACGACAGCCGAAGGATCGTCATCGATGAGGTCATCGGCGTCTGGACGACCCTGGTATGGTTCGACGCGCTCGGCTGGCCGGCCGCGCTGGCCGGGCTGGTCGCGTTTCGTGTCTTCGACATCACCAAACCGCCGCCAGCCCGGCGCATCGACGACCAGGGAAGCGGCGGGCTGAGCGTCATCGCCGACGACCTGGTCGCCGGCGTCTGGGCGATCCCGGTGGTGCTCTTGGTGCGCTGGCTCCTTCACTAA
- a CDS encoding CaiB/BaiF CoA transferase family protein — MSLKNQWLSDLKILDLSRLLPGPFCTLILSDMGAEVLKIEDPKGGDYARYFPPMLAGQSVSGFFAGLNRDKRSMTLNLKTPEGIEIMRQLAMDADILVESFRPGVMARLGLGHPELCALNKRLIYCSISGYGQDGPMSQRAGHDLNYMARSGLLQQNGTGELPSMPGFQVADIAGGTLYAAIGILGALHKRHRTGQGSYLDISMTDGALSLHLPLHAATAAGQPPQRGQEMLNGGLPCYNIYKTRDQEHLAVAALEPKFWTAFVQVIGAPELVTDGMNSGAAGRETYQKVAAILAQKTRAEWVEIFAAVDVCVEPVLSPAEALQDALFDARQRFFEITGTPQRRTPLTPLERDHASAPELGAHTDEILYELKLGARIEEFRAAGII; from the coding sequence ATGAGCTTAAAGAATCAATGGTTATCGGATCTTAAAATTCTCGACCTCTCGCGCCTTTTGCCGGGGCCATTTTGCACCCTGATCCTGAGCGATATGGGCGCCGAGGTGCTCAAGATTGAGGACCCGAAGGGCGGCGATTACGCGCGCTATTTTCCGCCGATGCTCGCCGGGCAATCCGTGAGCGGGTTTTTCGCCGGGCTGAACCGCGATAAACGCTCGATGACCCTGAACCTAAAGACGCCCGAAGGCATCGAGATCATGCGCCAGCTGGCGATGGACGCCGATATTTTGGTCGAGTCCTTTCGCCCCGGGGTGATGGCGCGCCTGGGGCTCGGGCACCCGGAGCTATGCGCGCTCAATAAGCGGCTGATCTATTGCTCGATTTCGGGCTACGGCCAGGACGGTCCGATGAGCCAGCGCGCCGGGCACGACCTGAATTATATGGCCCGGTCGGGCTTGCTGCAGCAAAATGGCACCGGCGAATTACCGTCGATGCCGGGTTTTCAGGTCGCTGATATAGCCGGCGGGACGCTGTACGCCGCCATCGGCATCCTGGGCGCGCTGCACAAGCGCCACCGCACAGGGCAGGGCAGCTATTTGGATATAAGCATGACCGACGGCGCGCTGAGCCTGCATCTTCCGCTGCACGCGGCCACCGCCGCCGGCCAGCCCCCGCAGCGCGGCCAGGAGATGCTCAACGGCGGGCTTCCCTGCTATAATATCTACAAAACGCGCGACCAGGAGCACCTGGCGGTCGCCGCGCTTGAGCCTAAATTCTGGACTGCTTTCGTCCAGGTCATTGGCGCTCCTGAGCTTGTGACCGATGGCATGAATTCGGGCGCCGCGGGGCGCGAGACCTATCAAAAGGTCGCCGCGATACTCGCCCAAAAGACGCGGGCCGAGTGGGTCGAGATCTTCGCGGCGGTCGACGTCTGCGTAGAGCCCGTCCTGTCGCCGGCCGAAGCGCTGCAAGACGCGCTTTTTGACGCTCGGCAGCGGTTCTTTGAGATCACCGGGACCCCGCAGAGGCGCACGCCGCTGACTCCGCTGGAGCGCGATCATGCATCTGCGCCTGAGCTTGGCGCCCATACCGACGAGATCCTCTATGAACTGAAGTTAGGCGCTCGGATCGAGGAGTTTCGCGCCGCGGGCATCATCTAG
- a CDS encoding TIGR00730 family Rossman fold protein yields MDHPPKQPKPKVRSSQQEIRFLQGPHSRSFELLRLGRISWEFLRGFRKLHFIGPCVTFFGSARFEEDHPYYELARQAAAEVAKKGFTIMTGGGPGIMEAANRGAKDVGGRSFGCGIQLPFEQSGNPYLDDWLYFRYFFVRKVMLVKYSYAFVIMPGGFGTMDEIFETLTLIQTGKIRNFPVILMGTEYWNPIIEYIETTMTEVGTISVTDRQLITVTDDIDEMLAVLDENAIEQFGLHYKAPRKSKFLREG; encoded by the coding sequence ATGGACCATCCGCCCAAACAGCCCAAGCCGAAAGTCCGCTCATCCCAGCAGGAGATCCGCTTCCTTCAGGGCCCTCACTCTCGCAGCTTCGAATTGCTGCGCCTGGGCCGCATCTCCTGGGAGTTTTTGCGGGGGTTTCGAAAACTCCACTTCATCGGCCCCTGCGTGACGTTCTTTGGCTCCGCCCGCTTCGAAGAGGATCACCCCTATTACGAACTCGCCCGCCAAGCCGCGGCCGAGGTCGCCAAGAAGGGATTCACCATCATGACCGGCGGCGGCCCCGGCATCATGGAGGCGGCCAACCGCGGCGCCAAAGACGTCGGGGGCAGATCATTTGGCTGCGGCATCCAGCTGCCCTTTGAGCAGTCGGGGAACCCCTACCTCGATGACTGGCTCTATTTTCGCTATTTCTTCGTGCGCAAGGTCATGCTGGTCAAATACTCCTACGCCTTCGTTATTATGCCCGGCGGCTTCGGCACGATGGACGAGATCTTTGAGACCCTCACCCTCATCCAAACCGGCAAGATCCGAAACTTCCCGGTCATCCTGATGGGCACCGAATATTGGAACCCCATCATCGAATATATCGAAACCACCATGACCGAAGTCGGCACAATTTCGGTCACTGACCGCCAACTGATCACCGTCACCGACGATATCGACGAGATGCTCGCCGTCCTCGACGAGAACGCCATCGAGCAATTTGGCCTGCATTATAAAGCCCCCCGAAAGTCGAAATTTCTGCGTGAAGGCTGA
- a CDS encoding helix-hairpin-helix domain-containing protein: MLRRKLILLSCSALFILSACGDDTPTTDATNEVNNPSGPGGKGDHWVNTGEPVSYEDFRAQVYCEPDHDICVTEGDIPIAGGEAGIQAFYYERIRASQSALSVNQSGGEDTLYTRARRLDLSYCVDDAFGEDKALVITAMREAAEAWEAHGHLKFRYDASQDADCGMDLNAAVFFTVTTSPADAGYLARAFFPDSQAADRQVRVNVPSFAAAGDGDDDFAKNLTMAGILRHELGHVLGFRHEHTRPEANDYWCFEDDNYRPVTEYDSASVMHYPQCSGTGDWSLVLTDIDVQGVAFFYPDFERYPMGRCDVELSDEGDVLEDCAPVAHHIVEFVNNASEDTLDHWAGLDTRAVDDILATRSRSPFHTLEDLKQMHYLKEHGVRKLYDYLYVDGRCAAETDANGLPLASCWPVSHRILEFANTASLEELDVAARLDRRAAENIVAARQNHPFESLSELWLINYVKTNALNKLYNHLYD; the protein is encoded by the coding sequence ATGCTTCGTCGAAAACTAATTTTGCTAAGTTGTTCCGCCCTCTTCATTCTCAGCGCCTGCGGCGACGATACGCCCACAACGGATGCGACAAACGAGGTCAATAACCCGAGCGGCCCCGGCGGCAAAGGCGATCATTGGGTCAACACCGGCGAGCCGGTGAGCTACGAAGATTTCCGCGCGCAGGTCTATTGTGAGCCGGACCACGATATCTGCGTGACCGAGGGGGATATCCCCATCGCCGGCGGCGAGGCCGGGATACAGGCGTTTTATTACGAGCGAATCCGGGCCAGCCAGAGCGCTCTTTCGGTGAACCAGTCTGGCGGGGAAGACACCCTCTACACCCGCGCGCGCCGGCTCGACCTCTCCTATTGTGTTGACGACGCGTTCGGCGAAGACAAGGCACTGGTCATCACCGCGATGCGCGAGGCCGCCGAAGCATGGGAAGCCCATGGGCACCTGAAATTTCGCTACGACGCATCCCAAGACGCAGACTGCGGCATGGACCTGAACGCCGCGGTCTTCTTTACGGTGACCACCTCCCCGGCGGACGCGGGCTATTTGGCCCGCGCGTTCTTCCCGGATAGCCAGGCCGCCGACCGCCAGGTGCGCGTCAACGTCCCCTCATTCGCGGCGGCCGGCGACGGTGACGACGACTTCGCAAAGAACCTGACCATGGCCGGGATCCTACGCCACGAGCTCGGGCATGTGCTTGGCTTTCGCCACGAGCACACCCGCCCGGAGGCCAACGACTATTGGTGCTTCGAGGACGATAATTACCGGCCGGTGACCGAATACGATTCCGCCTCGGTCATGCATTATCCCCAGTGCAGCGGCACCGGTGATTGGTCGCTCGTCTTGACCGATATCGATGTCCAGGGCGTCGCGTTCTTCTACCCCGACTTCGAGCGCTACCCGATGGGGCGCTGCGACGTGGAGCTCAGCGACGAGGGCGATGTCCTCGAGGACTGCGCCCCGGTTGCCCATCATATCGTGGAGTTCGTCAATAACGCCTCCGAAGACACGCTGGACCACTGGGCCGGCCTGGATACCCGCGCGGTCGACGACATCCTGGCGACCCGCTCACGCAGCCCGTTCCACACGCTCGAAGACCTCAAGCAGATGCACTATCTCAAGGAGCACGGGGTGCGAAAGCTCTACGATTATCTCTATGTCGACGGGCGCTGCGCCGCGGAGACCGACGCAAACGGGCTGCCGCTGGCATCCTGCTGGCCGGTGTCGCATCGCATCCTCGAGTTCGCCAATACCGCCTCGCTCGAAGAGCTCGACGTCGCCGCACGCCTCGACCGGCGCGCCGCCGAGAATATCGTCGCCGCTCGCCAAAACCACCCCTTCGAGTCCCTCTCGGAGCTGTGGCTTATCAACTATGTGAAGACCAACGCGCTCAATAAGTTATACAATCATCTCTACGACTGA
- a CDS encoding R2-like ligand-binding oxidase gives MNSRTFQSTSSAGLNYDLVPMKLWTKAKRLGIWDPMAIDFTQDRKDWLELNELEQTVILHLTSQFLGGEESVTQELLPLIGAIRRTGCLEEEMYLTSFLWEEAKHVEALRYFFDTVACTNDDLSHFHGENYCRLFHEELPGALDALEHDRSPVALARASVTYNMIVEGVLAETGYHAYAKMLADNDIMPGMQQMAANLKQDESRHLAFGVYLLSRLTAEYGDEVWFAIEARMNELLPIALGMINETLGAYEELPFGLVEDDFVEFGTSQFQKRYMRVAKAREQTLEEVMGLSAVAAD, from the coding sequence ATGAATTCGAGAACGTTTCAAAGCACGAGTTCTGCCGGGCTAAACTACGATCTTGTTCCGATGAAGTTATGGACGAAGGCCAAGCGGTTGGGGATCTGGGACCCCATGGCGATTGATTTTACCCAGGACCGAAAGGATTGGCTGGAGCTCAACGAGCTGGAGCAAACGGTCATCTTGCACCTGACCTCACAGTTCTTAGGCGGTGAAGAGTCGGTGACCCAGGAGTTGCTGCCGCTGATTGGCGCGATTCGACGGACCGGCTGCCTGGAAGAGGAGATGTATTTGACGTCGTTTCTGTGGGAGGAGGCCAAGCATGTGGAGGCGCTGCGCTATTTCTTCGACACCGTGGCGTGTACCAATGATGACCTGTCGCATTTTCACGGCGAGAATTATTGCAGGCTTTTTCATGAGGAGCTTCCGGGGGCGCTAGACGCCCTCGAGCACGACCGAAGCCCGGTCGCGCTGGCCCGGGCGTCGGTCACCTATAATATGATCGTCGAGGGGGTGCTGGCCGAGACGGGGTATCACGCGTACGCAAAGATGCTCGCGGACAACGATATTATGCCCGGCATGCAGCAGATGGCCGCCAACCTGAAGCAAGACGAGTCTCGCCACCTCGCCTTTGGTGTGTATCTCTTGTCGCGGCTTACCGCCGAGTATGGCGACGAGGTGTGGTTCGCCATCGAGGCGCGCATGAACGAGCTTCTGCCGATCGCGCTGGGGATGATCAACGAGACGCTCGGCGCCTACGAGGAGTTGCCCTTCGGGCTGGTCGAGGATGACTTCGTTGAGTTCGGAACTTCGCAATTTCAAAAACGCTATATGCGGGTGGCGAAGGCGCGCGAGCAGACGCTCGAGGAGGTCATGGGGCTGAGCGCGGTCGCTGCTGACTAA
- a CDS encoding SCP2 sterol-binding domain-containing protein, whose amino-acid sequence MANVQEIFNEVFPEKLASNDKIANMDSVFQFNITGDDGGTWAIDFSKDSDYVVEGGVDNADVTIEMKDSDFVDMWEGTLPAPQAFMMGKVKIQGDMGLAMKLQNFIG is encoded by the coding sequence ATGGCAAACGTTCAAGAAATTTTTAACGAAGTCTTCCCCGAGAAACTCGCCTCGAACGACAAGATCGCGAATATGGACTCGGTCTTTCAGTTCAATATCACCGGTGATGACGGCGGCACCTGGGCGATCGATTTCAGCAAAGACTCCGATTATGTCGTGGAGGGTGGCGTCGACAACGCAGACGTGACCATCGAGATGAAAGACAGCGACTTCGTCGACATGTGGGAAGGAACCCTGCCCGCGCCGCAGGCTTTCATGATGGGCAAAGTCAAGATCCAGGGCGATATGGGCCTGGCGATGAAATTGCAGAACTTCATCGGTTGA